The Acyrthosiphon pisum isolate AL4f unplaced genomic scaffold, pea_aphid_22Mar2018_4r6ur Scaffold_21491;HRSCAF=24106, whole genome shotgun sequence genome includes a window with the following:
- the LOC103311874 gene encoding uncharacterized protein LOC103311874, producing the protein MGNPLGSHSGVHKMGCVYYTIAGLPPEYLSSLDNIFTAYLFHSDDRGNKFSNDQIFSSLVKEIIDLQENGVTINIRFERYNWLFCISCFSANHYCRICRLYKDDTKKMCHESELSIRNVQNYESDLAVHNVSYTGINEPCIFNKIPNFHVTENIVCDFMHDIPEGVARYDMALIISGLIEQNYFSLAELNKRILLFNYGVTEKKNTPPLIRDSDIKKGCIIMSASETLCLARYFSLIVGELVPYDSIYWKLYLTLHKIIDLCCATKIQRDSDVLLNSLVSEHNRLFLVLSKSNLKPKYHLMAHYGRILKKNGPIILTSSIRFEAKHKVLKAIANAIPCRINLGYTLAYKLQLQMVARFLSNLSLNVQDLKLGLGKDVHTYAEFPHDLVDKLPEEFKTDCLSFAWLEYKGIYYRKHILLVLENNLDGLIFGEVVFIFVGKSQIPFFLFKPVYTVGFDNHFHAFEVVIDNSNSINYSKLTGCYVNEFYDITPTVPRVLGNSKTYATIRYAL; encoded by the exons ATGGGGAATCCTTTAGGATCCCATTCTGGTGTACATAAGATGGGGTGTGTTTACTATACTATAGCTGGACTTCCCCCAGAATATCTCTCATCGCTAGATAACATATTTACAGCATATTTGTTCCATTCAGATGACAGAGGAAATAAGTTTTCTAATGACCAAATATTTTCATCCCTTGTTAAAGAAATAATTGATTTACAGGAAAATGGcgttacaattaatataagattCGAACGATATAACTGGTTATTTTGCATTAG CTGTTTTTCAGCAAACCACTATTGTCGAATTTGCCGGTTGTACAAAGATGACACCAAAAAAATGTGTCATGAGTCTGAACTTTCTATtagaaatgtacaaaattatgagTCAGACCTTGCTGTACACAATGTTTCATATACTGGTATAAATGAaccatgtatttttaacaaaattccaaATTTTCACGTCACAGAAAATATTGTATGTGATTTCATGCATGACATACCTGAAGGTGTAGCACGCTATGATATGGCTTTGATTATTTCTGGacttattgaacaaaattatttttctctaGCTGAACTTAATAAAAGAATTCTCTTGTTTAACTATGGTGTAACTGAAAAGAAAAATACTCCTCCGTTGATTCGAGACTCTGACATCAAAAAAGGTTGCATCATCATGTCTGCTTCAGAAACGTTATGTTTAGCgagatattttagtttaatcgTTGGAGAATTAGTCCCCTATGATTCAATTTattggaaattatatttaactttacataaaattatagacTTATGTTGTGCTACAAAAATTCAACGTGATAGTGACGTTCTGTTAAATTCGTTGGTTTCTGAACACAATAgactgtttttagttttatctaaaagtaatttaaagCCAAAGTACCACTTAATGGCTCACTATGGtagaattctaaaaaaaaatgggccAATTATTCTAACTTCAAGTATTCGGTTTGAAGCAAAACATAAAGTTTTAAAGGCAATAGCCAATGCCATCCCATGTCGCATAAATCTTGGGTATACTCtagcttataaattacaacTTCAAATGGTTGCACGTTTCCTTTCTAATTTGAGCCTTAATGTACAAGATCTTAAATTAGGATTGGGAAAAGATGTACATACATATGCTGAATTTCCTCATGATTTAGTAGATAAATTACCTGAGGAATTTAAAACAGATTGTTTATCATTTGCTTGGTTAGAATATAAAGGAATATATTACAGAAAACATATTCTTTtggttttagaaaataatttggatGGATTAATTTTTGGTGAggtagtttttatatttgtaggGAAATCTCAAAtccctttttttttgtttaaacctGTCTATACAGTAGGCTTCGATAATCATTTTCATGCATTTGAAGTAGTTATTGATAATTCGAATTCAATCAATTACTCAAAATTAACTGGATGTTATGTTAAcgaattttatgatattactcCAACAGTTCCCCGTGTTTTAGGCAATTCTAAAACATATGCCACAATACGATAtgcactttaa